From a single Cydia strobilella chromosome 17, ilCydStro3.1, whole genome shotgun sequence genomic region:
- the LOC134748963 gene encoding ribose-phosphate pyrophosphokinase 2 codes for MLSTASQEEQLLNKSDNLVLPLTTRMPNIKVFSGSSHPDLAQKIVDRLGIDLGKVVTKKFSNMETCVEIGESVRGEDVYIVQSGSGEINDNLMELLIMINACKIASASRVTAVIPCFPYARQDKKDKSRAPITAKLVANILSVSGADHIITMDLHASQIQGFFDIPVDNLFAEPAVLKWIKENIPDWKTSIVVSPDAGGAKRVTSIADRLNVEFALIHKERKKANEVASMVLVGDVKDRTAILVDDMADTCGTVCHAAEKLIEAGAIKVYAILTHGIFSGPAISRINNACLEAVVVTNTIPQDRHMQDCPKIQCIDVSMMLAEAVRRTHNGESVSYLFSNVPY; via the coding sequence ATGCTATCAACTGCATCGCAAGAAGAACAATTACTTAACAAGTCAGACAACCTTGTTTTGCCATTAACCACAAGAATGCCGAACATCAAAGTGTTTAGCGGGAGCTCCCACCCGGATTTGGCGCAGAAGATCGTCGATCGACTGGGAATCGACCTGGGAAAAGTGGTAACCAAGAAATTTAGCAACATGGAAACATGTGTGGAGATCGGAGAGTCGGTGCGAGGCGAGGATGTTTATATCGTGCAGAGCGGCAGCGGAGAGATCAATGACAATCTAATGGAACTCCTAATTATGATCAATGCGTGCAAAATAGCTTCGGCGTCGCGCGTAACTGCCGTCATCCCGTGCTTCCCGTACGCGCGACAGGACAAGAAAGACAAAAGCCGAGCGCCGATCACTGCCAAGCTTGTCGCTAACATCCTGTCCGTGTCCGGCGCCGACCACATAATCACCATGGACCTTCACGCGTCTCAAATCCAGGGATTCTTTGACATACCTGTAGATAACCTCTTTGCTGAGCCCGCTGTTTTGAAATGGATAAAAGAAAACATTCCCGACTGGAAGACCAGTATTGTGGTTTCGCCTGATGCTGGTGGTGCTAAGAGGGTCACTTCGATTGCTGATCGCCTCAATGTTGAGTTCGCTTTGATCCACAAAGAGAGGAAGAAGGCTAATGAAGTGGCTTCCATGGTGCTTGTTGGTGACGTTAAGGACCGCACAGCGATCCTGGTCGACGACATGGCTGACACTTGTGGAACTGTCTGCCACGCTGCCGAGAAGCTGATAGAAGCGGGTGCTATCAAAGTTTATGCGATACTTACACACGGTATCTTCTCAGGCCCTGCTATTTCGAGGATCAACAATGCCTGTTTAGAAGCCGTGGTTGTCACGAACACCATCCCTCAGGACCGACATATGCAGGACTGTCCGAAGATCCAGTGCATCGATGTGTCCATGATGTTAGCGGAGGCAGTCCGGCGTACGCACAACGGGGAATCAGTGTCATACCTATTCTCAAATGTTCCATACTAG